Below is a window of Mauremys mutica isolate MM-2020 ecotype Southern chromosome 11, ASM2049712v1, whole genome shotgun sequence DNA.
TATACTGAGCGTCCACTTCATTAAGCAAGGAGATGCCTCGCTGCTTCACAGCTTCAGCTCTTCTAATACAGGTTTCTTCATGGCCCTTTAGAAGGTCTCCTCCTGCAGCACTGCTTAGGAAGGTCTCACTGCTACTTCTTTTTAGGGCCTTTTTATCAAGCTGGGGGACAGTCAAGGATGCATCCTCTGAAGGGCTTTGACTAATTTCCCTTTCTAAAGACtctttaaatgaaataaaaaatgattCTGGAACTAGATTCTCCATGCTGTTGACAAATGTGTTTTCAGACTGAAACATCTGCCTCATTTCAGCCACTTCTAATTCAAGCTCTTCTGCCCGAGCCCGGTATAATTCTTTATCAACCAGCCTCTGTTCAAGGTCACAGTTCTCCTTTACCATAAGTTGATATTCCTCTTCCATCGTCACTCTTTTCTCCTTTTCCAGATTAAGTTGGGCTTGTAATACAGTCAAAGCCTTTTTTAAGTTCTCGTTTTCTTCTTCTATGGGACTCAGCTGACTATCCATTGAAGTAATTTTTTCTGCAAAAATATGATCGTAAACAAAATACCTGCAGAAACAAAAAGTGTCAGAGCTTAGATTTCCTATGACTTTTAGGCTGCCTCTTCTGGATAATACAGAGATTGAATTTAAACTCACTGTTGAAAAAAACTAGTTTCCAAGCAGAACCAGGTTGGTCATTAAGGTATCTATTTGTACAAAGTTACAATGCCTCAATAATCAAAGAGAATGCTTTTCTACAGGGCTTTAGTAAATTCAGTACCCAGTGATACATGATTCCCAGTTCAGGTGGTATGGCAGCTGCTTAATTGCAACAACAAATGGTAGATATAAAACCTACTGTACATGCAGACCTCTAACCAAAATTCGAGATTTTTCTAGAGTATTTCTTTGAGGCCACAAGATAGTTTTCTACAGGACATTCCTAGTACTGGGAGAAGATAGACTGCATGATAATCCAATACATTTTCCCCATTTAACTTGTACAATTCTCATTATGAAATGGATCTGCAAACTAGAAGATATCCATACCCTGCAGTTTAAAAGTCTCAGCATTTCCACTATAAAACCTTAATGAATGCCCAGAATGGTTATAAAAATCCACTGTCAAATCTGACAAAAGTTTCATACAAGCATGTTTTGtaattctaatttttaaaaatcacctcTTGAGTACGCACTATAGACGTGTCAATATTAAAGCTTAAAAATTTAAGTTTGGCATgcttgtattttaaaaacatgcaTTCAATTTATTGAACATAATGTAGATCatcatttttaaacaaattaggAATTATAAAATCTATCCAGAGCTAAATATTGTAAGTGCATATAACTGAAAAGACAGTTTTACTGTGCACTATGGTACATACGGTATGGTTCTTTGTATCAGCTCTTGACTCGTTATTCTGTTCTTAAGTTATCCATATTAGTAGCCTAGGTAACTCACTAGAGTATAGAAGTTAAGAGGCCAAGGCTAAATTTCAGTTTTTATCCCATACCATGACATGCAATATATTGCAGTAACTAGGCCTACCAGATCAAGTTTTAAGATTCAATTGCGCCTCTTAATTCTGAGCTTTGACTTCTGCTGGTCTAAAATCAGCCCCTTCAAATGTTAACTTTCTGTGCAATGTTTGCTTTATCAATGTTGCATGATTATTTGTTCCAAATTAGTCTTATTCCATGTCTGTTGACAACTATTCTGCTTGGGGAATAAGGAAGAAAACAGAAGGAAATCCCAGAGGTAGTATTCTAGGGAACTGTCAGAAGAAGTAGCAGAGAGAGTAGGGAAGGCTACAAAGTGTTTACACTAACATTCTCTGTATGATTACATGATGAGACAAGCTGGAAAAAGTAGGCTTGTGAAgactgctttggtcttaactcaTTTGTCTGGAGTGACACTGACCGATTTTCTAGAAATGCACATCTGATTTCTCTGCTCTGCTGCAAACAAATGgatgaaagatttaaaaaaaatctgcttgcaCATAAAATTACATAACTGAGTTGGCGTCTTACTTGCGAAGGTCATACAGCTCCTTCAAACATGAGAAGCTGTGCACTGATCGTGGCTGCTCAGATCTCTCATGGTTCATATGGCCTCGTCCAGATTTTTTCAGTTCCTCCACTTGTCTCTGAAGGTCATCTATATGGGTTTGCAGACTTTCAATAGTCTCTGTCAAGCTGAAGTTCATGAACATATAAAGCTGTTAAAGCCAGTCATGTTAAGGCAAGGGGATGACCAATAGCATGAGCTCAGTCACAATCCACTCGGTTTTGTGTTTCTTCCTCTGGAAACTGCTCCACAGTTACCAGTGACAGACAAAACCACATACTCAACCCAAAAGCCCAGTGATTAGACAACTGGATAACCAGCCACCCAAAAATGCATAAACTAGTGCAGTCAGACTAGTATTCCATTCCAATTCCTcaatataaaaaaaagttgctcCACAAAACTTTAGTTACCTTAATATCTTTTGTTGTGACACTCTACTATCCGCAACTAGTTTTTGATTAGCATCTTCCAGTTCTCTTGCTGTAACATCCAGCTGTTCATAAACCTTTGCATGCTGATCATTCATCTGACGTAAGAGCTCCACTTGCTTTGTAAGGTACTATAAGATAATTTGTAGTTACCATCTTTACACTGCTAAAAATGTTTAATCCTACTTGATGGAAATTTTAACTTTAAATTCTTAAATCAGGATTTTCAGTTTTTCCCATAAATGTCAAGAATAATACAATGTACGTTAGTTTTGATTGCAGAACTGTGGAAAGACTTTTTACCCTTAAACAGCTCTGGAAGTGTTTTCCACAAACTGAAGCCCACTAGCACTTTTAAATCTCAGAGTAAATAGCAAGACACCATGCCACATGCAGTTTCCTTAAATTAGAATAGggatgatttaaattacaacttcCAGTTTGTAATTATGCAATTTACCAGCTGCAACACTGGGGTTGTACTTTGCATGAACAAACCCAATCAAATCAGAATAAATTTCTCAGTGTGTGAAGCTGCCCTAAGTTTAAGGATTTTAGTTTAGTCTTAAAACTGTAAACTGATATTTGGGTTACTATTTATCAGGAAGTACAAATTAGAACAAACTTTAATTACCCACAAGGGGCATTCTAGTTTATATAATCCCAGTCAAAGGTCTCCTGCTTTTTTAATTCTGTATGAAATGTTCTCACTGTAATCCTCTTTATTCAAGAAACTTAGCAGGTTGTTTATTTTGTAGTGGTGAAACTGCTTTTAGAAAGCCTAGGATAAAGATTTCCTACGCAAGAGTAATAAACCATCTTTAAATCCCTTGGTATTAGAAAGACCTTAGGCTTTCCCACAGCTGAACATGTCTATATGGATTTTACTACACACAAATACTTCAAAGTTCCAGGTATCCTGCATACAAATATGCACTAAGTCATTCCTGGACCAGAAATACCACAGACttataggtctggaagggacctcaggaggtcatctagttcaatcccctgcgctcacagcaggactaagtattatctagaccatccctgacaggtgtttgcctaacctgctcttaaaaatctccagtgatggagattccacaacctccctaggcaattttttCCAGTTCTTAACTACccaacaggaagtttttcctaatgtccaaccaaaactgccctttcataagaatggccctactgggtcagaccaaaggtccatctagcccagtatcctgtcttctaacagtggccagtgccaggtgcccaagagggaatgaccagaacaggtaatcatcaagtgatccatctcctgtcgctcattcccagcttccagcaaacagaggctagggacaccattcctgcccatcctggctaatagccattgatggacctatcctcaatgaatttatctaccggtaattat
It encodes the following:
- the CDR2 gene encoding cerebellar degeneration-related protein 2: MLADSLVEEFEIRDDEPWYDQRDLQQDLHLAAELGKTLLDRNTELEESLQQMYATNQEQLQEIEYLTKQVELLRQMNDQHAKVYEQLDVTARELEDANQKLVADSRVSQQKILSLTETIESLQTHIDDLQRQVEELKKSGRGHMNHERSEQPRSVHSFSCLKELYDLRKYFVYDHIFAEKITSMDSQLSPIEEENENLKKALTVLQAQLNLEKEKRVTMEEEYQLMVKENCDLEQRLVDKELYRARAEELELEVAEMRQMFQSENTFVNSMENLVPESFFISFKESLEREISQSPSEDASLTVPQLDKKALKRSSSETFLSSAAGGDLLKGHEETCIRRAEAVKQRGISLLNEVDAQYNALKVKYEELLKKCHMDEDSLKHKAVQTSKQYSKDSSVGNIQSDRSATDHEYGNVELTGSPTNTIPEYKALFKEIFSCIRKTKQEIDEHRTKYKRFSSQP